One window from the genome of Paenibacillus azoreducens encodes:
- a CDS encoding MarR family transcriptional regulator: MQTSEFAKIWSKLSKDYKIHMENELAPALTEAQLVVLEVLGEHERMKPSELTPLLATSPAAVTMLLDRMEKNELIERERDANDRRIVWVSISKRGRQEVERGLQIRDAFLAGILSRISAHNQQLLIYLLGKLTMVP; the protein is encoded by the coding sequence GTGCAGACTTCCGAATTTGCAAAAATATGGTCTAAACTGAGCAAAGATTACAAGATACATATGGAGAATGAACTGGCTCCTGCGCTTACTGAAGCCCAGCTTGTGGTACTCGAGGTGCTCGGGGAGCATGAACGGATGAAACCCTCCGAATTGACGCCGCTTTTGGCGACCAGTCCGGCTGCGGTAACGATGCTCCTGGACCGGATGGAGAAAAACGAGCTGATCGAACGTGAACGTGATGCAAACGATCGCCGGATCGTATGGGTATCCATTTCGAAGAGAGGACGCCAAGAGGTGGAACGCGGCTTGCAAATCCGCGACGCCTTTCTTGCAGGTATTTTATCGCGCATTTCCGCGCATAACCAGCAGCTCCTGATTTATTTATTGGGCAAACTAACCATGGTGCCATAA
- a CDS encoding DUF4179 domain-containing protein: MTNLDNQITQTLKKVAGELDQPNFAMPAAYKRKRSRLLGTWVLPVSISCVLLLTISVSPTFADYVKSLFDGSDKELQYAAQKGFSQKVNASVTDRGYTLEIEEILADPMRIVAVYSIKDQQNNFIHPDKFHISNVEVTDLKGKVIKETKIYQLEKQENYGYLTLKKPGETEERKLVLQFEGNQIDSVKGNWALKIPFDLEKTTKASQVLAIDKTYTTPQGLQINLNSIMQSPTAARVDYETKWTEEAQKRLVEESKQVKGKVDSADPYVRYDDFKLNFHVENEKGEKVNDLTRALDNPSKAVGEHGHSNRSYGFAPLSPDHQYMLVLDSLEKTEPYELGVSFEPKQLAEKPVRVDKDGKTIEIKSVTFDEPLNEASPKNEKHATILLEAYLKDISYINIADTILMDDDTNKIINRFGWTIKDEKGKIYDVTGGDFKMIGKDEQGRNHIRMKLQSYEMKELPQKLSLTSELARKSYDLDWKVPLPMPKEDK, encoded by the coding sequence ATGACTAATCTTGACAACCAGATTACACAAACTCTAAAAAAGGTAGCTGGAGAATTGGATCAGCCTAATTTTGCGATGCCTGCAGCCTATAAAAGAAAAAGGTCGCGTCTACTAGGAACTTGGGTACTTCCCGTCTCCATTAGCTGCGTTTTGCTTTTAACGATTTCAGTGAGTCCTACCTTTGCGGACTATGTTAAATCGTTATTTGATGGTTCTGATAAAGAACTGCAATATGCAGCACAGAAGGGTTTTTCACAGAAGGTAAATGCTTCTGTTACCGATCGGGGCTATACTCTTGAAATAGAGGAGATATTGGCGGATCCAATGAGAATTGTGGCCGTTTATTCGATCAAGGATCAGCAAAATAACTTTATTCATCCGGATAAGTTTCACATAAGTAACGTAGAGGTAACAGATTTGAAAGGGAAGGTCATTAAAGAAACTAAAATATATCAGTTAGAAAAGCAAGAAAATTACGGATATCTCACTCTAAAAAAACCCGGGGAAACAGAAGAGCGGAAGCTTGTATTACAGTTCGAGGGAAATCAGATCGACTCTGTTAAAGGAAATTGGGCCTTAAAGATTCCTTTTGATTTAGAAAAAACAACGAAGGCTTCTCAGGTGCTGGCAATCGATAAGACGTATACCACACCACAGGGACTGCAAATTAATCTAAACAGCATTATGCAATCACCGACTGCTGCTCGTGTGGATTATGAAACGAAATGGACGGAAGAGGCACAGAAAAGATTAGTAGAGGAAAGCAAACAAGTGAAAGGAAAAGTAGATTCAGCCGATCCTTATGTTCGCTATGATGATTTTAAACTGAATTTTCATGTTGAAAATGAAAAAGGAGAAAAAGTAAATGATTTAACTAGGGCGCTTGATAATCCAAGCAAGGCCGTGGGAGAACACGGTCATTCTAATCGGAGTTATGGATTTGCCCCACTGTCTCCTGATCATCAGTATATGCTGGTATTGGATTCTTTAGAAAAAACAGAACCGTATGAGCTGGGCGTATCATTTGAGCCAAAACAGCTTGCCGAAAAACCCGTAAGAGTAGATAAGGATGGCAAAACGATTGAGATCAAGTCAGTAACCTTTGACGAACCATTAAATGAAGCATCTCCAAAGAATGAGAAGCACGCTACTATTTTACTGGAAGCTTATTTAAAGGATATATCATATATTAATATAGCGGATACGATTTTAATGGATGATGATACAAATAAAATTATTAATCGTTTTGGTTGGACTATCAAGGATGAAAAGGGCAAAATATACGATGTAACAGGCGGAGATTTTAAAATGATCGGAAAGGATGAACAAGGCAGAAACCATATCCGAATGAAATTGCAAAGTTATGAAATGAAAGAACTTCCTCAAAAGCTCAGTCTTACTTCAGAATTGGCAAGAAAAAGCTACGACCTGGATTGGAAAGTACCATTGCCAATGCCAAAAGAAGACAAATAA
- the bshB2 gene encoding bacillithiol biosynthesis deacetylase BshB2: protein MKNHILVVFPHPDDESFGTSGTLAKRIHEGAQVTYACLTLGEMARNMGKPLMANRVTLPELRRKELAESCRSIGIQDVRLMGLHDKTIEFEDQHMLDGMLRNLIDELKPSLIITFYPGYSVHPDHDATGAAVIRTVSAMPKEERPVVNCIAFSKGCEKILGKPDVLVDVKDYLPNKFGSIRAHSSQFRWEDMLGNYTENDEAVKARFSTERFWTYHFE from the coding sequence ATGAAAAATCATATACTGGTCGTATTTCCGCATCCGGATGATGAATCATTCGGAACTTCGGGAACTTTGGCCAAACGGATCCATGAAGGTGCCCAGGTGACCTACGCGTGCCTGACGCTCGGGGAAATGGCGCGGAATATGGGCAAGCCGCTGATGGCTAATCGGGTGACCTTGCCGGAATTGCGGCGGAAGGAACTTGCGGAGTCCTGCCGGTCGATCGGCATTCAGGATGTACGTTTGATGGGGCTGCATGACAAAACGATCGAATTTGAAGATCAACATATGCTGGACGGCATGCTGCGGAATTTGATCGACGAACTGAAACCGTCGCTCATTATTACATTTTATCCGGGCTACAGCGTCCATCCGGATCATGACGCCACAGGCGCGGCCGTGATTCGTACCGTATCCGCGATGCCGAAGGAAGAGCGGCCGGTCGTGAACTGCATCGCCTTCTCGAAAGGCTGCGAGAAAATTCTCGGCAAACCGGATGTGTTGGTGGACGTAAAAGACTACCTTCCTAACAAGTTCGGTTCGATCAGGGCGCACAGCTCCCAATTCCGCTGGGAGGACATGCTCGGAAACTATACGGAAAACGATGAAGCCGTTAAAGCCCGCTTCAGCACGGAACGTTTCTGGACTTATCATTTTGAATAA
- a CDS encoding RluA family pseudouridine synthase, which translates to MSHESVSQIPVIYEDNHLLGIVKPVNIPTQADVSGDPDLLTLLKDDIKERYNKPGNVYLGLVHRLDRPVGGAMIFAKTSKAASRLSEAVRSRSFSKVYAAVVHGQLPAARGTLKDMLLKDSKTNTVSVVGRGTPGAKEAVLDYEVLGTGGSFSLVKIVLHTGRSHQIRVQMNHAGCPLYGDQKYGSRVNKPGQQIALWSVTVGFPHPVTKEDVVLNSLPPSEFPWNQWEDTVLSRLL; encoded by the coding sequence ATGAGTCATGAATCGGTTTCCCAAATACCCGTTATTTACGAGGACAACCATCTGCTTGGAATTGTAAAGCCTGTCAATATTCCAACCCAAGCGGATGTTTCAGGAGATCCGGATCTCCTGACTCTGCTGAAGGATGATATCAAAGAACGTTACAATAAGCCAGGCAACGTCTATCTGGGCCTGGTCCACAGATTGGACCGGCCTGTCGGCGGAGCCATGATTTTCGCCAAAACGTCCAAGGCCGCTTCCCGCTTGTCGGAAGCCGTCCGCAGCCGCAGCTTCAGCAAAGTCTATGCAGCCGTCGTTCATGGACAGCTGCCGGCAGCGCGGGGAACGCTTAAGGACATGCTTCTGAAGGATTCGAAAACCAACACGGTTTCGGTCGTAGGCCGCGGAACCCCCGGTGCGAAGGAAGCCGTGCTCGATTATGAAGTTCTCGGTACCGGCGGCTCTTTCAGCCTCGTTAAGATCGTGCTTCATACGGGAAGATCCCATCAGATCCGCGTACAAATGAATCACGCGGGCTGCCCTTTATACGGTGATCAGAAGTATGGAAGCCGTGTCAATAAACCCGGGCAGCAAATTGCCCTTTGGTCCGTTACGGTAGGTTTCCCGCATCCGGTAACCAAAGAGGATGTCGTGCTAAACTCCCTTCCTCCATCCGAATTTCCATGGAACCAATGGGAGGATACGGTTCTGAGCCGATTGCTGTAA
- a CDS encoding class I SAM-dependent methyltransferase yields MYVARDWQDYELMDTGSGEKLERWGDVILRRPDPQIIWPIKNENAKWREVHGHYHRSSSGGGQWDLKKKLPDRWTISYDQLKFYIRPTNFKHTGLFPEQAANWRWMMDKIAAAKRPIKVLNLFAYTGGATVAAAYAGAEVVHVDAAKGMVQWAKENLQLSGIGDRPVRFITDDVFKFVQREQRRGNRYDAIIMDPPSYGRGPGGEMWKLEQSLYPFVESCMSIMSDQPLFMLINSYTTGISPTVLHNILSMTAGQRYGGKISCGELGLPITASGLHLPCGILGRWES; encoded by the coding sequence ATGTATGTAGCCCGTGACTGGCAAGATTACGAATTAATGGATACGGGATCAGGTGAGAAGCTGGAACGCTGGGGAGACGTCATTCTCCGCAGACCGGATCCGCAAATCATTTGGCCGATTAAAAACGAAAACGCAAAATGGCGCGAGGTTCACGGCCATTATCATAGAAGCTCGTCCGGCGGAGGCCAGTGGGATTTGAAAAAAAAGCTCCCCGATCGTTGGACCATATCTTATGATCAGCTCAAATTTTATATCCGCCCGACCAATTTCAAACATACGGGACTGTTCCCGGAACAGGCTGCCAACTGGCGCTGGATGATGGACAAAATCGCTGCGGCCAAACGGCCGATCAAAGTGCTCAATTTATTTGCATATACCGGTGGAGCGACAGTGGCCGCGGCATATGCCGGCGCCGAAGTCGTCCATGTCGACGCCGCCAAAGGCATGGTGCAATGGGCCAAGGAAAATTTGCAGCTGTCGGGTATCGGCGACCGTCCGGTCCGGTTCATCACCGATGACGTTTTCAAATTCGTCCAGCGCGAACAGCGTAGAGGCAATCGTTATGATGCCATCATCATGGACCCGCCTTCCTATGGACGCGGACCCGGCGGGGAAATGTGGAAGCTGGAGCAAAGCCTGTATCCATTCGTTGAAAGCTGCATGTCCATCATGTCCGATCAGCCGCTGTTTATGCTGATTAACTCCTATACGACAGGCATTTCTCCAACCGTGCTCCATAATATATTGTCCATGACTGCCGGACAGCGTTATGGCGGCAAAATATCTTGCGGAGAACTGGGGCTTCCGATCACTGCTTCCGGACTGCATCTGCCTTGCGGAATTCTGGGCCGCTGGGAGTCGTAA
- a CDS encoding helix-turn-helix domain-containing protein: protein MKYELGRCLLEERLQEAGMPLERLAQELRVRRERLDDFIDNKRVMSLKYAISIADTLRCEVRSLYELMPSDEHR from the coding sequence TTGAAGTACGAACTTGGCCGTTGCCTGCTGGAAGAAAGGCTTCAGGAAGCAGGAATGCCGCTGGAACGGCTGGCGCAGGAACTGCGGGTGAGACGGGAGCGGCTGGACGACTTTATCGACAATAAAAGAGTGATGTCTCTTAAGTACGCAATTTCGATCGCCGATACGCTTCGGTGCGAGGTGCGCAGCTTGTACGAATTAATGCCTTCCGATGAACACCGTTAG
- the gyrA gene encoding DNA gyrase subunit A, which translates to MSLSEQFLPAYLEEVVGDRFGRYSKYIIQDRAIPDVRDGLKPVQRRILYAMYESGNTPDKGYRKSAKTVGDVMGNYHPHGDSSIYDGMVRMAQPWKMGHVLVDGHGNWGSIDDDPPAAMRYTEARLSPIAMEMLRDIDKRTVQFKDNFDNTAKEPVVLPSRYPNLLVNGVSGISAGFATEIPPHNLREVIDACVAVMQKPEIELDEIMTFIKGPDFPTGGMIMGEEGIKEAYRTGKGRIYLRSKTEIEFLRGGKQQIVISEIPYQVVKSRLVSQMESIRLEKKIDGIAEVRDESGRDGLRIVVEIKKEADAQGILAYLLKKTDLQVTYNFNMVSIVNKAPQQLGLKAMLEAYIEHQREVVSNRTRFELEKAEDRAHVLEGLVKALNILDEVIAAIKASKNRQDAQNNLQWMFGFTERQADSILTLQLYRLTNLEITTLQKELGELLKKIDTLRAILQSDKKLIALIRKELLEIRDKYGIDRRSSIQEEVEEIKVNLEVMVSSEDVLVTLSNDGYIKRTSMLSFTRSGGELGSSGVKEGDFISKVYEINTLDNLLIFTQKGQYFLLPVHQIPEFKWKDPGTAIVNVINMSKEDIIVDVIPVTNFEEPDRSLVFITKKGQVKRTELKEYVTNRSGAVAACKVGANDEIIKVALSDGTKDILLVSKDGMSIRFREQEVNAMGRVSAGVKGIQLREDDEVVSALWVEEDEGEILTLTDLGYGKRSLLADYQPQSRGGKGLQTFEFKEGKRVKPNGSRIAGAFYCREPIEITAISRDGQSYSFSSEQAPIMERKSTGKLLVHLEKKDEISMLLEHPETS; encoded by the coding sequence ATGAGTTTATCAGAACAATTTCTGCCGGCTTATCTGGAAGAGGTCGTTGGAGACCGCTTCGGCCGGTATTCCAAATATATTATTCAGGACCGCGCCATTCCCGACGTTCGCGACGGGTTGAAGCCCGTGCAGCGGCGTATTTTGTACGCCATGTACGAATCGGGCAATACGCCGGATAAAGGCTACCGCAAATCCGCCAAAACCGTCGGCGACGTCATGGGCAACTATCACCCGCATGGAGACAGTTCCATCTACGACGGGATGGTGAGAATGGCCCAGCCGTGGAAAATGGGGCATGTGCTCGTCGACGGCCACGGCAACTGGGGGTCTATCGATGATGACCCGCCGGCGGCCATGCGTTATACCGAAGCGCGCTTATCGCCGATCGCGATGGAAATGCTGCGGGATATCGATAAACGGACCGTCCAATTCAAAGACAACTTTGACAATACGGCCAAGGAGCCGGTAGTGCTTCCATCCCGTTATCCGAACTTGCTCGTAAATGGCGTCAGCGGGATATCGGCAGGGTTTGCAACGGAAATCCCGCCGCATAATCTGCGCGAAGTCATCGATGCCTGCGTGGCCGTGATGCAAAAGCCGGAAATTGAGCTGGATGAAATCATGACCTTTATCAAAGGGCCGGATTTTCCAACCGGCGGTATGATTATGGGCGAAGAGGGCATCAAAGAGGCCTACCGTACAGGTAAGGGCCGTATCTATCTGCGCTCCAAAACCGAGATAGAGTTTTTGCGCGGCGGAAAACAGCAAATCGTCATTAGTGAAATCCCTTATCAGGTCGTCAAATCCCGGCTGGTCAGCCAAATGGAAAGCATCCGTCTTGAGAAGAAGATTGACGGCATCGCGGAGGTTCGGGATGAAAGCGGACGCGACGGTTTGCGCATCGTCGTTGAAATCAAGAAGGAAGCGGATGCCCAAGGCATTTTGGCATATCTGTTGAAAAAGACGGATCTTCAGGTTACCTATAACTTCAACATGGTATCCATTGTCAATAAGGCGCCGCAGCAGCTTGGATTGAAAGCCATGCTGGAGGCATACATCGAACATCAACGCGAAGTGGTGTCCAATCGTACCCGTTTTGAGTTGGAAAAGGCTGAAGACCGCGCCCATGTGCTCGAGGGTCTGGTCAAGGCACTGAACATTCTGGACGAAGTGATCGCGGCGATTAAAGCGTCGAAGAATCGTCAGGACGCGCAAAACAATTTGCAATGGATGTTCGGATTTACGGAACGGCAAGCGGATTCGATCCTGACGCTTCAATTGTACCGTTTGACGAATCTGGAGATTACAACGCTGCAAAAAGAGCTGGGAGAACTGCTGAAGAAGATCGACACATTGCGTGCGATCCTTCAAAGCGATAAAAAGCTGATTGCCCTGATCCGCAAGGAATTGCTTGAAATCCGCGATAAATACGGCATTGACCGCAGAAGTTCGATCCAGGAAGAAGTGGAAGAAATCAAGGTCAATCTTGAGGTTATGGTCAGCTCCGAGGATGTGCTTGTAACCTTGTCCAATGACGGATACATCAAGCGGACAAGCATGCTGTCCTTTACAAGATCCGGAGGAGAATTGGGCAGCTCGGGCGTGAAGGAAGGCGACTTTATCTCCAAGGTATACGAGATTAACACGCTCGATAATCTGTTGATCTTTACGCAAAAGGGACAATATTTCCTGCTACCGGTGCATCAGATTCCGGAATTTAAGTGGAAGGATCCCGGGACTGCGATCGTCAACGTGATCAACATGTCCAAGGAAGATATCATCGTGGATGTGATTCCGGTGACGAATTTCGAAGAACCGGACCGCTCGCTTGTTTTCATCACCAAAAAGGGCCAAGTGAAGCGTACCGAATTAAAAGAATATGTCACCAACCGCTCCGGGGCGGTAGCTGCCTGCAAGGTCGGTGCAAATGATGAAATTATCAAGGTTGCGCTCAGCGACGGAACCAAGGATATTTTGCTTGTCAGCAAGGATGGCATGAGCATCCGTTTCAGAGAGCAGGAGGTCAACGCCATGGGCCGCGTATCGGCCGGCGTAAAAGGCATTCAGCTGCGTGAAGACGATGAAGTGGTGTCTGCATTATGGGTTGAAGAAGATGAAGGAGAGATTCTGACGCTAACCGATCTCGGTTATGGGAAGCGTTCCTTGCTTGCGGATTATCAGCCGCAGAGTCGGGGAGGCAAAGGCCTTCAAACCTTCGAGTTTAAGGAAGGCAAACGGGTGAAGCCGAATGGCAGCCGGATAGCCGGGGCCTTCTACTGCCGCGAGCCGATCGAAATTACCGCAATCAGCCGCGATGGCCAAAGTTATTCGTTCAGTTCCGAACAGGCCCCGATCATGGAACGCAAATCGACAGGAAAACTGCTTGTTCATCTGGAGAAAAAAGACGAAATTTCGATGCTGCTGGAACACCCGGAAACATCTTGA
- a CDS encoding MFS transporter: MNDATILKNPKTRKLLFSAGFSWLFDAMDVGIISFIVTALSLEWKLSPQDVGILTSMNSVGMVFGAACAGYLADRFGRKKVLLWTLLIFSIASGLSALASSFWVLCLLRFIAGIGLGGELPVASTLVSESMPANQRGRAVVLLESFWAGGWLVAALISYFLIPAYGWQIAFVIGALPALYALYLRRAIDDSPLYQSGKSMARASFASKLGSIWTRKHSRTTLMLWILWFTVVFSYYGMFLWLPSVMTMKGFSLIKSFEYVLIMTLAQLPGYFTAAYFIEKFGRKFVMITYLILTAASAAWFGSAESAGMLMAAGICLSFFNLGAWGGLYAYTPELYPTSVRSTGVGLATSVGRIGGVIAPFLVGYMVQNHIHINTIFMMFFAIICIGALGVLFLGTETKGKELAD; the protein is encoded by the coding sequence ATGAACGATGCAACGATTTTGAAAAATCCCAAAACGAGAAAACTGCTTTTCAGTGCCGGCTTCAGCTGGCTTTTTGATGCGATGGATGTCGGCATCATCTCTTTTATCGTTACGGCATTAAGCTTGGAATGGAAGTTGTCCCCGCAGGATGTCGGCATCCTGACGAGCATGAACTCGGTAGGGATGGTATTCGGCGCGGCTTGCGCCGGTTATTTGGCTGACCGATTTGGCCGCAAAAAAGTGCTGCTGTGGACATTGCTCATTTTTTCGATCGCCAGTGGACTATCCGCCTTGGCTTCGAGCTTCTGGGTTCTTTGCTTGCTGCGCTTTATTGCGGGAATCGGACTTGGCGGCGAACTGCCGGTCGCATCGACGCTTGTTTCCGAGAGCATGCCGGCAAACCAGCGCGGACGCGCGGTTGTCCTGCTAGAAAGCTTCTGGGCCGGCGGTTGGCTGGTTGCAGCCCTTATCTCGTATTTTCTGATTCCGGCCTACGGCTGGCAAATCGCGTTTGTGATCGGAGCGCTTCCGGCGCTATATGCTTTATATTTGCGGCGTGCGATTGACGATTCACCTCTCTATCAGAGCGGGAAGTCAATGGCCCGAGCGTCTTTTGCAAGCAAACTGGGATCGATATGGACGCGCAAACACAGCCGCACTACGCTGATGTTGTGGATATTGTGGTTCACTGTAGTGTTTTCTTATTACGGCATGTTTCTTTGGCTTCCGTCTGTCATGACGATGAAGGGTTTCAGCTTGATCAAAAGTTTTGAATATGTGTTGATCATGACGCTGGCGCAGCTTCCGGGTTATTTTACGGCGGCGTATTTTATCGAGAAATTCGGCAGAAAATTCGTGATGATCACGTATTTGATCCTGACTGCGGCGAGCGCGGCCTGGTTCGGCAGCGCCGAATCGGCGGGCATGCTGATGGCGGCGGGTATCTGCCTTTCGTTTTTTAATCTGGGTGCATGGGGCGGCTTATATGCATATACACCGGAACTTTATCCCACCTCGGTTCGCTCAACGGGAGTTGGCCTGGCTACTTCAGTCGGACGGATTGGCGGAGTCATTGCTCCTTTCCTTGTAGGTTATATGGTGCAAAACCATATCCATATCAATACAATTTTTATGATGTTTTTTGCGATCATTTGTATTGGTGCTTTAGGCGTCCTGTTCCTCGGAACGGAAACCAAAGGCAAGGAATTAGCCGACTAA
- a CDS encoding RNA polymerase sigma factor: MKESRHFPISKEGGSVDFETLVQPHLTSAFRVAFLIVHDYHLAQDAVQEALWEAYQSLYRYDKRKGTSFRAWFMKIVTHRALNMVRRKKKTEEYMDSIDPGQNPLESILQKEKEQQIWRAIQLMTPKHRSVVILYYYEEFSIAEIAKILGVFEGTVKSRLHKARKLIAEKIQVKKETQVITEIGVIMHD, from the coding sequence GTGAAAGAAAGCCGGCATTTTCCAATATCCAAGGAAGGAGGTTCAGTTGATTTTGAAACACTTGTTCAACCTCACTTAACTAGCGCGTTTCGAGTCGCTTTTTTGATCGTCCATGATTACCATCTAGCTCAGGATGCCGTTCAAGAAGCACTATGGGAAGCGTATCAATCACTTTATCGATATGATAAACGAAAAGGGACATCGTTTCGAGCTTGGTTTATGAAAATTGTGACGCATCGTGCACTTAATATGGTGCGTAGAAAGAAAAAAACGGAAGAATATATGGACTCTATTGACCCTGGGCAAAACCCATTGGAGAGTATTCTTCAAAAGGAGAAAGAGCAACAGATTTGGCGAGCGATTCAGTTGATGACGCCGAAGCATCGCTCTGTAGTTATTCTTTACTATTATGAAGAGTTTAGTATAGCTGAAATTGCAAAAATTCTGGGTGTGTTTGAGGGAACGGTAAAATCAAGGCTACATAAGGCCAGAAAGTTAATTGCTGAAAAGATACAAGTTAAGAAAGAAACTCAGGTAATTACCGAGATAGGAGTGATCATGCATGACTAA
- a CDS encoding YojF family protein, which produces MQLINPQKVQELIDKLKDQNLYIHLEMTTGAYASHHDESKFTASTFIKNGVVRYSQGSIAGFGPYRVGLKLEEGWIYSQGLTHFDENETERLIMAGHDSEGKLVVALQLGKEPF; this is translated from the coding sequence TTGCAGCTAATTAACCCGCAAAAGGTTCAGGAGCTTATTGACAAACTAAAGGATCAGAATCTTTATATACATCTTGAAATGACGACTGGCGCTTATGCCTCGCATCATGATGAATCCAAATTTACGGCGTCCACGTTCATCAAAAACGGAGTTGTCCGCTACAGCCAGGGTTCGATTGCCGGTTTTGGGCCTTATCGCGTCGGCCTGAAATTGGAAGAGGGCTGGATTTATTCGCAGGGACTTACGCATTTTGACGAAAATGAAACCGAACGCCTTATCATGGCCGGGCATGACAGCGAAGGAAAATTGGTTGTTGCGCTGCAGTTGGGCAAGGAGCCGTTCTAA
- a CDS encoding SAM-dependent methyltransferase, translating into MKRKQLNNEIPSSETRLDRIVFIGRTFEEYMRMFDLDEQALEGRSILDCPAGACSFTAHAGKRGCQVTAADIAYYHDYDKLAMKGLQDIGHAMEHVGLEQDRYLWAEFENVEDLRDERGRALRDCVEDMELHPDRYVPATLPVLPFAAEQFDLTLSAHFLFTYSDRLDGEFHLNTLRELFRVTRQEIRIFPLVDQSGRQSEHLDPLISFADSKGWGAELKAVPYHFQRNANQMLILRKQLK; encoded by the coding sequence ATGAAGCGGAAACAGCTAAATAACGAGATACCTTCGTCGGAAACAAGGTTGGACCGGATCGTCTTTATCGGCAGAACATTTGAGGAGTATATGCGTATGTTCGATCTGGATGAGCAAGCGCTTGAAGGGCGGAGCATATTGGATTGCCCGGCGGGAGCTTGTTCGTTTACGGCTCATGCCGGCAAGCGGGGCTGTCAAGTGACGGCTGCGGATATTGCTTACTATCATGATTATGATAAGCTGGCGATGAAGGGGCTTCAGGACATCGGCCATGCGATGGAACATGTCGGATTGGAACAAGACCGGTATCTTTGGGCGGAGTTTGAAAATGTGGAAGATCTTCGCGATGAGCGCGGCAGGGCATTGCGGGATTGCGTGGAGGATATGGAGCTTCATCCGGACAGATATGTCCCGGCGACGCTTCCCGTGCTCCCGTTTGCGGCGGAACAGTTTGATCTGACGTTGTCGGCCCATTTTTTGTTTACGTATTCCGACCGTCTGGATGGCGAATTCCATTTGAACACTTTGCGTGAGCTGTTTCGCGTAACCAGGCAGGAGATTCGGATTTTTCCCTTGGTGGATCAAAGCGGCAGGCAATCTGAGCATTTGGATCCTCTCATCTCGTTTGCCGATAGCAAAGGGTGGGGGGCTGAGCTTAAGGCCGTACCATATCATTTTCAGCGGAATGCAAACCAGATGTTGATTCTGCGCAAGCAGCTAAAATAA